In Alphaproteobacteria bacterium, a single genomic region encodes these proteins:
- a CDS encoding glycine betaine ABC transporter substrate-binding protein, with protein MPAILVILSAAAPARAEITVGSKKFTESVILGEIIAGLGRAGGHEMQHLRELGGTRVLWDSLRLGEIDIYPEYTGTLLREILAREEIATIEELRARLAEDGIAMTAPLGFDNGYALGIRQALAQRENISSISDLRAYPDLVFGFGNEFMNRADGWPGLRRAYGLPQDDVRGLDHDLAYIGLAEEALDLIDVYTTDAEIAQYDIRVLEDDRAFFVRYEAVILYREALAATAPALVDAIKGLAGRIPAPEMIAMNVAAKLDGEPESAIAARFLQERFKIEAPVRASGFWTRFWQTTRDHFMLVGISLGAAIFVALPLGVLAYQSAAAGRIILSVVGVIQTIPSLALFVFMIPLLGIGGAPAIAALFLYSLLPIVRNTHTGLANIPLELRESALALGLRAGARLRLVALPLALPAILAGIKTSAVINVGTATLGALIGAGGYGQPILTGIRLNDTALIMEGAIPAALLALGAQLAFDVLERRLVPRGLRLG; from the coding sequence TTGCCGGCGATCCTCGTCATCCTGTCGGCTGCGGCCCCGGCCCGCGCCGAAATCACCGTCGGTTCGAAAAAATTCACCGAGTCGGTGATTCTGGGTGAAATCATCGCCGGCCTGGGCCGGGCCGGTGGTCATGAGATGCAGCACCTGCGGGAGCTCGGCGGCACCCGCGTCCTCTGGGACAGCCTGAGGCTCGGCGAGATCGACATCTACCCCGAATATACGGGCACGCTCCTGCGCGAAATCCTGGCGCGGGAGGAAATTGCCACCATCGAAGAGCTGCGCGCGCGCCTGGCGGAGGACGGGATCGCCATGACGGCGCCGCTCGGGTTCGACAATGGTTACGCGCTCGGCATCCGGCAGGCGCTCGCCCAACGCGAGAACATCTCCAGCATTTCCGATCTGCGGGCCTATCCCGATCTGGTTTTCGGATTCGGCAACGAGTTCATGAACCGCGCGGATGGCTGGCCGGGGCTGCGCCGCGCCTATGGCTTGCCGCAGGACGATGTGCGGGGACTGGATCACGACCTTGCCTATATCGGTCTGGCCGAGGAGGCGCTCGACCTGATCGATGTCTACACGACCGATGCCGAGATCGCGCAATACGATATCCGGGTCCTTGAGGACGACCGCGCGTTTTTTGTCAGGTACGAGGCTGTGATTCTGTATCGCGAGGCGCTTGCCGCCACGGCGCCCGCCCTGGTCGATGCCATCAAGGGGCTCGCCGGCCGGATTCCGGCGCCGGAAATGATCGCCATGAACGTCGCCGCCAAACTCGACGGCGAGCCGGAAAGCGCCATTGCCGCCCGCTTTCTCCAGGAACGCTTCAAGATCGAGGCGCCCGTCAGGGCGAGCGGTTTCTGGACGCGGTTCTGGCAAACGACGCGGGATCATTTCATGCTGGTCGGCATTTCCCTGGGCGCGGCCATTTTTGTCGCGCTGCCGCTGGGCGTGCTGGCCTATCAGAGCGCGGCCGCGGGTCGCATCATCCTGAGTGTGGTCGGCGTCATCCAGACCATCCCTTCCCTCGCCCTTTTCGTGTTCATGATCCCGCTGCTTGGCATCGGCGGCGCGCCGGCCATCGCGGCCCTGTTTCTCTACAGCCTGCTGCCTATCGTGCGAAATACCCATACCGGGCTGGCGAATATCCCGCTCGAGCTTCGCGAATCCGCCCTCGCCTTGGGGCTGAGGGCAGGAGCAAGGCTGCGCCTCGTGGCCCTGCCCCTTGCCCTTCCCGCGATCCTGGCGGGCATCAAGACATCGGCCGTCATCAATGTCGGCACCGCGACGCTGGGCGCGCTGATCGGGGCCGGCGGGTACGGCCAGCCGATCCTGACGGGCATCCGGCTCAATGACACGGCACTCATCATGGAGGGCGCCATTCCGGCCGCCCTTCTGGCGCTCGGCGCGCAGCTTGCGTTCGATGTGCTGGAGCGCCGGCTGGTGCCGCGCGGCCTCAGGCTGGGCTGA